From the Bombus pascuorum chromosome 7, iyBomPasc1.1, whole genome shotgun sequence genome, one window contains:
- the LOC132908600 gene encoding tRNA-uridine aminocarboxypropyltransferase 1, which produces MEKPNVAATDNIKKISTVEEEQKEIDKAPFDSLKITNSQILNTIEGRKICERCNKSRKFFCYSCYLPLISREYFPTVKLPIKIDIIKDAREIDGKSTAIHAAILAPEDVRIFTYPNFPEILNKEEIVLIFPSPTGISVDSLFINKVEEDNKIIRNTIKNAFPIKKAIFIDSTWNQTKAIYKDERLQDLQCVILKSRISQFWRHQEKSPRWYLATIEAIHQFLVELHTCAFGAIQGYANIEHTEENSTDNIIYQNVNELPEIDQRYRGQYDDLLYFFKYMYVKIHTMYDHDKLWAYKRPLV; this is translated from the exons ATGGAAAAACCTAATGTAGCCGCTACAGATAATATCAAAAAGATTTCAACTGTGGAAGAAGAGcagaaagaaattgataaGGCACCTTTTGATAGTCTAAAAATTACTAATTCGCAAATTTTGAATACAATAGAAGGCAGGAAGATATGTGAACGTTGTAATAAatcaagaaaatttttttgttattcaTGTTACTTACCTCTTATTAGTAGAGAGTATTTTCCAACAGTAAAG TTACCTATCAAAATTGATATCATCAAAGATGCACGTgaaatcgatggaaaaagTACTGCAATTCATGCAGCTATACTTGCTCCAGAAGATGTAAGAATTTTTACATATCCTAATTTTCCAGAAATATTGAACAAAGAAGAG attgttttaatttttcctagTCCTACGGGTATATCTGTGGATTCCttattcataaataaagtTGAAgaggataataaaataattagaaatacaaTAAAGAATGCATTTCCTATAAAAAAAGCTATTTTTATTGACAGCACATGGAATCAAACAAAAGCTATTTATAAAGATGAACGATTACAAG ATTTGCAGTGTGTCATTTTAAAATCAAGAATATCACAATTTTGGCGTCATCAAGAAAAGAGTCCACGATGGTATTTAGCCACAATTGAGGCAATTCATCAGTTTTTAGTAGAATTGCATACATGTGCATTTGGTGCAATACAAGGATATGCTAACATAGAACATACTGAAGAAAATTCCAcagataatataatttatcaaaatgtgAATGAGTTACCTGAAATAGATCAAAGATATAGAGGTCAATACGAcgatcttttatatttttttaaatatatgtatgtgaaGATTCATACTATGTATGATCATGATAAATTATGGGCGTATAAGAGGCCATTAGTATAA